The Deltaproteobacteria bacterium sequence GGCTCGCTGGTGATCAACGTCACCATCGCCCAATGGTTCGTGCGCAAACGCGGCCGCGCCATGGGCATCGCCAACCTCGGCACCGGCATCGCCAAGTTAAGCATCCCCATCGCCGCCGCCTCGCTCTTCGTCCTGGTCGGCTGGCGTTATACTTGGGCGATCTTCGGCGTCATCGCGCCGCTGCTGGTCGTCGCCCCGGCGCTGATCTTCGTGCGCCGCCAACCGGAAGATTTAGGACTCCGCCCGGACGGTGATCCACCAACACCCGACGCGCCAAAAATTGCAGAAGCAACTACTGGCAACACGCAAAAACAGACAGCGAAGAGTACGGATGAAGCGGTGTGGACCCGCGCCCAAGCGCTACGTCTACCGACCTTTTGGGTGCTGGTCGTCACCTTCGGCATCGCCAGCGTCGGCATCGCCGGCTTGAACTTGCATCTGTTTTCCTATGTCACCGATATCGGCTACACACCCATCGTCGCCGCCTCGTTCATGAGCACCATCGCCATCACCCAGTTGGGCTCGTCCTTGGTCTGGGGCATGCTCGCCGACAAGTTCGACATCAAAAAAGTTTCGTCGGTGCAATTCTTGATTCAAGCCGTCGGCTTGATCACTCTTTTCACCAGCCGGCAAATTCATTTCACCTACATCGGTTTTTTTCTCTACGGCACCGGCCTGGCGGGCAGCTTCGTTCTGCGCGAATTGATCTGGGCCAATTTCTTCGGCCGCAATTCCCTCGGCACCGTGCGCGGCCTGTCGCTGCTATTCTCCCACCTGTTCGCCGCCAGTGGCGCGCCGTTCTTCGGCTTCCTGCACGATCGCACCGGCAGCTACGATCTCTCGTTCACGATTTTTTCCTGCGCGCTGTTTACTTCGGCGTTCTTGGTGTTGTTGGCGAAGCGACCGCTAAGATGCGGCTAAACATCGCCTGGTTAATAGTCACAGCAGCCCCTTGCTCAGACTTGACTTCTCCGTAGGTGGTCGTCGTGTTAAATAATGGTGCTCAAACAATATAAGGCCTGCTGAAGGCTGGAGGGTTATTCCATGAACTTAGATCACGTTGAAGTCAATCCTGCATTCAAACATTGGGAGGAGCTTCTCAAAAAATGGATTGAGCTTAACAAAACAATCTACATGCAGGCCGGAAAAGAATACGCCGCCTATTCATTTCGTGAGCGGCCAAACGTGAGCGTGATTGCAGGAGCAGCGGTCGGGAGTGGATGGGCCGCACTAGAAGAATGTTGGGTTGAAAAGCACCGTACGTCAACGCCTACGAGAAAATACGAAGGTAGAGCGGACCTTTTGCTTTGGAAAGGCAAATACCA is a genomic window containing:
- a CDS encoding MFS transporter, whose translation is GSLVINVTIAQWFVRKRGRAMGIANLGTGIAKLSIPIAAASLFVLVGWRYTWAIFGVIAPLLVVAPALIFVRRQPEDLGLRPDGDPPTPDAPKIAEATTGNTQKQTAKSTDEAVWTRAQALRLPTFWVLVVTFGIASVGIAGLNLHLFSYVTDIGYTPIVAASFMSTIAITQLGSSLVWGMLADKFDIKKVSSVQFLIQAVGLITLFTSRQIHFTYIGFFLYGTGLAGSFVLRELIWANFFGRNSLGTVRGLSLLFSHLFAASGAPFFGFLHDRTGSYDLSFTIFSCALFTSAFLVLLAKRPLRCG